One stretch of Excalfactoria chinensis isolate bCotChi1 chromosome 2, bCotChi1.hap2, whole genome shotgun sequence DNA includes these proteins:
- the LOC140249148 gene encoding uncharacterized protein, with product MDSVIKVVSRVCKTHCVRNVPSKKDIAAVISCLEVAQILPSPSNLLDSERWDSFTAAMLHRAMHEYKAEELKTWGLVLGALKAAKEEKQVQAIATGVFGLDTGTSGVPGGAEESLSGGDSAPKMAPATPAVFTMAMAAPETTPEEKAEVVSSGEAPPYYPRLYPSLQSFYSPEGDGICPREGESCGEARRGGVEPPPDPPPEEGSRPEKGEKKAEERKLPIPTPFVLSPEEGEERGVERKELPAPTLPVPFPQKGEERGTERKEMPTPALSVPPPQKGEEKEEERKVPPTPTQLVASPRRREEREDSRKPTDWSVIRESMRGLGLKERDWAVFPIVVQKKGPVWVPLEAKAVTRFIEAIEKKGLRSPMTMSTFEALMAPGPLLPYDIESLMRVVLEPVQFTVWKEEWTVQLKAVVAQTACDPNHPANGKEGDPKTSLMRLLGTDADLAGSAEKQLRLLRPGELLASTGAASTAFRNFVMGTRQPQPRSDSSGKKKGTDKEPLLVPTRRTFVVSLVVCFYVFVFVTGGEGAHLMSQPENIWVTWSNRTGQKDFCLSLQSASSPFSTCLIGVPRWDPEEFNGYVRKNKCEKDAVSTVFFMKAFESNFTHWARMSACLIRSLNTSLPWDPPELQLLGSQSVEQSCDRLSATGPRARMQGL from the exons atggattcCGTCATTAAGGTAGTATCACGAGTTTGTAAAACTCACTGCgttagaaatgttccttctaagaaggatatAGCTGCCGTCATCTCCTGTTTGGAGGTGGCGCAGATTTTACCCTCCCCTAGTAATCTGCTCGATTCGGAGCGGTGGGATTCTTTCACCGCTGCCATGCTCCATAGAGCAATGCACGAGTATAAAGCGGAGGAGTTAAAAACCTGGGGTTTGgtcctgggtgctcttaaagccgctaaggaggagaaacaagtccaggcCATCGCGACTGGGGTTTTTGGTCTGGATACTGGGACGTCCGGGGTCCCGGGGGGTGCGGAGGAATCGCTTTCTGGCGGCGACTCTGCACCCAAAATGGCGCCGGCCACGCCGGCCGTTTTCACAATGGCCATGGCCGCGCCCGAAACAACTCCGGAAGAGAAGGCGGAAGTTGTGTCATCTGGGGAGGCGCCACCATATTATCCCCGCCTATAcccctctttgcaaagcttttactcGCCTGAGGGGGATGGAATTTGTCCGAGGGAGGGAGAGTCGTGTGGGGAGGCGCGCCGTGGAGGCGTTGAGCCACCCCCAGACCCACCTCCGGAGGAGGGATCTCGTCCcgagaagggtgagaaaaaagcggaggaaagaaaattgcctatCCCCACCCCGTTTGTCTTATCTcccgaggagggggaggagagaggggtggagagaaaggaattgccTGCCCCCACCCTGCCGGTCCCGtttccccagaagggggaggagagagggacggaaagaaaggaaatgcctacCCCTGCCCTGTCGGTCCCgcctccccagaagggggaggaaaaagaggaggaacgaAAGGTTCCGCCTACCCCCACCCAATTGGTCGCGTCTCCCCGGAGGAGGGAGGAGCGAGAGGATTCTCGCAAGCCCACCGATTGGTCGGTTATCCGTGAATCAATGAGAGGGTTGGGGCTTAAGGAACGGGACTGGGCGGTGTTTCCGATAGTCGTCCAGAAGAAAGGACCAGTTTGGGTGCCTTTGGAAGCGAAAGCAGTGACTCGGTTTATAGAGGCAATTGAGAAAAAGGGCTTGAGGTCCCCGATGACTATGAGTACCTTTGAGGCTCTTATGGCCCCGGGTCCCCTACTGCCATATGATATTGAAAGCCTTATGAGAGTTGTCCTTGAACCAGTACAGTTTACTGTGTGGAAGGAGGAGTGGACGGTACAACTTAAGGCTGTTGTAGCACAGACTGCTTGTGATCCGAACCACCCAGCgaatgggaaggagggagatccGAAAACTAGTTTAATGAGGCTTTTAGGAACGGATGCAGATCTGGCTggatctgcagagaagcagcttaggCTCCTCCGTCCGGGAGAATTACTTGCCTCCACGGGGGCGGCTTctactgcttttagaaactttGTGATGGGAACCCGCCAGCCGCAACCGCGAAGTGattcttcaggaaagaagaaaggaacagataaagaacCACTGCTTGTACCTACGAGAAGGACATTTGTTGTATCacttgttgtgtgtttttatgtatttgtgtttgttacagGGGGAGAGGGTGCTCATCTCATGTCacaaccagaaaatatttgggtcACATGGTCTAATCGAACTGggcagaaagatttctgcctgaGTTTACAGTCAGCCTCATCACCGTTTAGTACATGCCTTATTGGTGTACCCAGGTGGGACCCAGAGGAGTTTAACGGATATGTGCGAAAGAACAAATGCGAGAAAGATGCAGTgagcacagttttctttatgaaggCGTTTGAGTCTAACTTCACTCATTGGGCCAGAATGTCTGCATGCCTTATTAGATCTTTGAATACCTCCCTACCATGGGATCCACCAGAGTTGCAGCTGCTTGGATCCCAATCAGTCG aacagagctgcgATAGACTTTCTGCTACTGGCCCAAGGGCACGGATGCAAGGACTTtga